The genomic window GCTCCAGGGAGAAACCAGTGGTCACTGCGACCTCCGACTCAACTGGTTTGCTTTTGTTTTTCACGGTCTTGGCTGCGGTTTTTTGCGGTTTCATGGCAGAGCGGGGCGCTTGCTCAGTTGGGAAAATGAAATTGTAGCCCTACCGCACGAAAAGGCCTTGCTGCAGGACGGAATAACCAGATTCGGGTTTGCTGCGGTTTAGACGCCCTATTCAGTTCGCACCGGTATGGGCATCGCAGCCGCGCATCGCTGCCGACAGGATCGGCAAAACGTGTTACCGGAAGACACATCCGGCAACGTCGGTGTCATTCCACAATCCTGAACTGGACGGTATAGTCCACCGCGTGAATCCGGCCTACCTTCCCGTTGCCCTCGACGCGCGCGATGAGCGTGTGTTCGACGCCGTGCGCGAACTGCTGGCCCGCCAGGGCATGCAGATGAGCATGGACGCCGTCGCCCAGCATGCGGGGTGCTCCAAGCAGACCCTGTACTCGCGCTATGGCAGCAAGCAGGAACTGCTGCGCCGGGTGATGCAGCGCCATGTCGGCCACGCCACCGGGGCCATGGTCCGTGCACTCCGCAGTGACGACCTGCGTGCCAGCCTGCTCCAGTTCGCCACCGACTTCCTGGAGCATTTCAACCAACCGCACGTCGGCCAGGCCTGCCGGCTGATCGCCGCCGATGCGTCCCAGTTTCCCGACGAGGCGCGTACGCTGTACCGGCATGGCGCCGGCGCACTGACGCTTCATCTTGCTGAATGGATTGAAACCGTTTGCAGCCGTGGGCTGCTCCGGCATGACGACCCGCACTTCATGGCCGAACTGCTGTTGAGCATGATCGCCGGCCAGGATTTCGACAAACAGCGCTTCCATACGCCCCATCGTGATGACGCGGTCTTGCGTCGGCGCTGGGCAGAGTTCTCCGTCGATGGCTTCCTGCGCGCGTTCGCGCCGCAGCCCTCGGCGGCCCCGCCTACAAACCAACCCCGGAGTTCCTCCTGATGACCGCCCCACTCCGCACCCTTGCCTTGACGTGCGCCGTTGCTGTCGCCGTGGCTGCCTGCAAGAAGCCGGAACAGCCGACGCCCCCGCCGCCGGAGGTGGGCGTGATCGACGCCAAGCCGCAGACCCTGCCGCTGCAGCGCGAGCTGGTCGGCCGTCTGTCGCCGTTCCGCAGTGCCGACGTGCGCGCCCGCGTGCCCGGCGTGCTGCTCAAGCGCGTCTACCAGGAAGGCAGCCAGGTCAAGCAGGGCCAGACCCTGTTCCTGATCGATCCGGCCCCGCTTCGCGCCTCGCTCAGTGCCTCCGAAGCCCAGCTGGCTTCGGCCCGCGCCAGCTACGCCAATGCCAAGGTGGCCGCCGACCGTGCGCGCTCGCTGGCCCCGCAGCAGTTCGTCTCCAAGTCCGACCTGGACAACGCCGAGTCGGCCGAGCGCACCGCGCTGGCCGCGGTCAAGCAGGCCGAAGCGGCGGTGACCTCCTCGCGGATCAGCCTGGGCTACACCGAAGTGACCGCGCCGATCAGCGGCGTGGCCAACAAGCAGCAGGTCACCGAAGGCGCGCTGGTCGGCCAGGGCGATGTCACCCTGCTGACCACGGTGGACCAGCTCGATCCGCTGTACGTGAACTTCTCGCTGAGCGTGGACGAACTGACCCAGCTGCGCGCGCAGCAGGCCAAGGGCGCGCTGGCCCTGTCCGGTGACGGCAAGGCCACGGTGGCGGTGAAGCTGGCCGACGGCACCACCTACAGCGAGCCGGGCACGCTGGACTTCTCCTCGACCACGGTCGACCCGGCCACCGGCGCGGTATCGCTGCGCGCGGTGCTGCCGAACCCGCAGCAGATCCTGCTGCCGGGTGCCTTCGTCAGCTTCCAGGCCAACCTGGGCGAGCGCAACAACGCCTATCTGGTGCCGCAGCAGGCGCTGCTGCGCGATACCACCGGCGGCTACGTCATGGTGGTCGGCGCCGATGGCAAGGTGGTGCGCAAGAACGTCAAGACCGATGGCGCCCAGGGCGGCAACTGGCTGGTCAGCGATGGCCTGGCCGCCGGTGACAAGGTGATCGTGGCCGGCGTGCAGAAGGTCAAGGAAGGCGCGCCGGCAACGGCCAAGCCGTGGACGCCGGGCCAGGACGCCGCCGCCAAGCCCGCCGCAGGCGGCGCCGCAGCGGCCGGTGCAGCACCGGCCGAGGGCAAGGCACCGGCCGATGCGGCCAAGACCGGGCAGGCCGATCCGGCCAAGCCGGCCGCCACCGATTCGAACAAGCAGTAACGGGAACCTTCCGTCATGCCTAAATTTTTCATCGAACATCCAGTCTTCGCCTGGGTGGTGGCGATCCTGATCTCGCTCAGCGGCGTGATCGCGATCCTCAACCTCGGCGTGGAGTCCTACCCCAACATCGCCCCGCCACAGGTGACCGTCTCGGCCACCTACCCGGGCGCGAGCGCGGACACCACGGAGAAGTCGGTCACCCAGGTGATCGAGCAGCAGCTGACCGGCATCGATCACCTGCTGTACTTCAGCTCCTCGTCCTCGTCCAACGGCCGTGCGCAGATCACCCTGACCTTCGAGACCGGTACCGATCCGGACATCGCCCAGGTGCAGGTGCAGAACAAGGTGTCGCTGGCCACGCCACGACTGCCTTCGGAAGTGACCCAGCAGGGCGTGGTGGTGGCCAAGGCCAACGCCGGCTTCCTGATGGTGGTGGCACTGCAGTCCGATACGCCGACCATCAACCGTGACGCCCTGAACGATATCGTCGGCTCGCGCGTGCTTGACCAGGTCTCGCGTATTCCCGGCGTCGGCAGCACCCAGCAGTTCGGTTCCGAGTACGCCATGAACATCTGGCTCAACCCGGAAAAGATGCAGGGCTATGGCCTGTCGGCCAGCCAGGTGCTGGCTGCGGTGCGCGCACAGAACGTGCAGTTCGCCGCCGGTGCACTGGGTTCGGACCCGTCGCCGGAAGGCCAGCACTTCACCGCCACGGTGTCGGCCGAAGGCCGCTTCAGCTCGCCGCAGGAGTTCGAGAACATCATCCTGCGGGCGAATGCCGACGGCTCGCGCGTGCTGCTGAAGGACATCGCCCGCGTTGCCTTCGGTGCCAACAACTACGGCTTCGACACCCAGTACAACGGCAAGCCGACCGGTGCCTTCGCGATCCAGCTGCTGCCGGGTGCCAACGCGCTGAACGTGGCCGATGCGGTGCGCGGCAAGATGGATGAGCTGCAGCCCAGCTTCCCGTCCGGCGTCACCTGGTTCTCGCCGTACGACAGCACCACCTTCGTCAAGATCTCGATCCAGGAAGTGGTCAAGACCCTGTTCGAAGCCGTGTTGCTGGTGTTCCTGGTGATGCTGATCTTCCTGCAGAACTTCCGCGCCACCCTGATCCCGACCCTGGTCATTCCGGTGGCCCTGCTCGGTACGTTCCTGGGCATGTGGATGATCGGCTTCACGATCAACCAGCTGACCCTGTTCGCCATGGTGCTGGCAATCGGCATCGTGGTGGATGACGCGATCGTGGTGATCGAGAACGTCGAACGCATCATGACCGAGGAAGGCCTGGCGCCGAAGCCGGCCACGCAGAAGGCGATGACCCAGATCACCGGCGCGGTGGTGGCGATCACCGTGGTGCTGGCCGCGGTGTTCATCCCCTCGGCCCTGCAGGGCGGCGCCGCCGGTGAGATCTACAAGCAGTTCGCGCTGACCATCGCCATCTCGATGGCGTTCTCGGCGTTCCTGGCACTGGGCTTCACCCCGGCGCTGTGCGCGACATTCCTGAAGCCGACGCACAACGACAACCCGAACATCGTCTACCGCACCTTCAACAAGTACTACGACAAGATCAGCCACACCTATGTCGGCCATATCACCTCGGCGGTGCGCCATGCCCCGCGCTGGATGATCCTGTTCGTGGTGCTGACCGCGCTGTGCGGCTTCCTGTTCACCCGCATGCCCGGCAGCTTCCTGCCGGAAGAAGACCAGGGCTATGCGCTGGCGATCGTGCAGCTGCCGCCGGGCTCGACCAAGGGCCAGACCAACGAGGTGTTCGCGCAGATGCGGGGCATCCTGGAAAAGCAGGATGGCTATGAAGGCATGCTGCAGGTGGCCGGTTTCAGCTTCGTCGGTTCCGGCGAGAACGTGGGCATGGGCTTCATCCGCCTGAAGCCGTGGGAGGAACGCAAGTTCACCGCGCCGGAGTTCATCCAGAACATGAACGGCGCGTTCTACGGCATCAAGGAAGCGCAGATCTTCGTGGTCAACCTGCCCACCGTGCAGGGCCTTGGCCAGTTCGGTGGCTTCGACATGTGGCTGCAGGACCGTAGCGGCGCCGGTTATGAACAGCTGACCCAGGCCCGCAACATCCTGCTCGGCCAGGCCGCGCAGAAGCCGGACCACCTGGTCGGCGTGCGCCCGAACGGCCTGGAGAATGCCCCGCAGCTGCAGCTGCACGTGGACCGCGTGCAGGCGCAGTCGATGGGCATGTCGGTGTCGGACGTGTACAGCACCATCCAGCTGATGCTGGCCCCGGTGTACGTCAACGACTTCTTCTACGAAGGCCGCATCAAGCGCGTGACCATGCAGGCCGATGGTCCGTACCGCACCGGCCAGGAATCGCTGAAGAGCTTCTACAGTCCGTCCAGCCTGACCACGAATGCCGACGGCACCAACGCGATGATCCCGCTCAACACGGTGGTCAAGTCCGAGTGGGTGTCGGCGCCGCCGTCGCTGAGCCGCTACAACGGCTACTCGGCGATCAACATCGTCGGTTCGCAGGCGCCGGGCACCAGCTCGGGCGAAGCGATGCAGACCATGGAGAGCATCGTCAACGACGACCTGCCGGCCGGCTTCGGCTACGACTGGTCGGGCATGTCCTACCAGGAAATCCTGGCCGGCAATGCCGCGACCCTGCTGCTGGTGCTGTCGATCGTGGTGGTGTTCCTGTGCCTGGCCGCCCTGTATGAAAGCTGGTCGATCCCGGTCGCGGTGCTGCTGGTGGTACCGCTGGGCGTCCTGGGTGCACTCGGCCTGTCGATGCTGCGCGGCCTGCCGAACGATCTGTTCTTCAAGATCGGCCTGATCACGGTGATCGGCCTGGCGGCGAAGAACGCGATCCTGATCGTGGAGTTCGCGGTGGAGCAGCGTGCGGCGGGCAAGACCCTGCGCGATGCCACCATCGAAGCGGCCCGCCTGCGTTTCCGCCCGATCCTGATGACGTCCTTCGCGTTCATCATGGGCGTGATCCCGATGGCGATCTCCACCGGTGCCGGCGCCAACTCCCGCCACGCCATCGGTACCGGCGTGATCGGCGGCATGCTGTTCGCCACCCTGCTCGGCCTGCTGATGATCCCGGTGTTCTTCGTGGTCGTGCGGCGCATGCTCGGTGACAAGCTGGATGAGCCGTCGAAGGAGTTCCTCGGCCGCCAGCGTGATGCCGAGACCGCCCACCGCCCGGATCGCTGATCCGGCGGTGAGCTGAAACGCAGAAGGCCCCGGAGCGATCCGGGGCCTTCTGCTATGGACTTCTTGTAGAGCCGGGCCATGCTCGGCTGCTTGTGCCGGAGGCCAGCGTGGGCTCGACTCTACAGACGACTCCGATCGCTCAGCGCAGCAGCGCAACCACCGCGCATATCGCTAGGATCACCAATGCCACCCACTGCATCGGCACAAAGAAGAAATGATGGGGTGCGGCTTCACCCTTCTGCCGGGGCCTGCGGTTGAGCCACAGGCCGAGCAGTACGTTCACCGCTGCGCCGATACCTGCACCCAACAGAACCTGCGCCAGCGGAATGTTGCCCCTGGGACCTTCATGCGGGAAGAAGTACGCCAGCAGCAGGATCGCTGCAATCGGCGTCACCAGCGTCATGATTCCCCAACCGCGATAGATCATCTTTGCAGGCACCGTGGAAAAAAGTGGCCTGCATTGAAACAGATCCGGTGTCGTCCGGCCAAGCCGAACTCATCCACGCCTGCCAGGAATCCGTTGGCCGCGCCGCCATTGCAGCGGCGCGGCGCAGCACACTCAGCGCAGCCCGGTCTCGTTGCGGGCGATCACCAGGCGCTGGATCTCCGAGGTGCCTTCGTAGATCTCGGTGATCTTGGCATCACGGAAGTAACGCTCCAGCGGCATTTCCTTGGAATAGCCCATGCCACCGTGGATCTGCACGGCCTGGTGGGTGATCCACATCGCCGCTTCCGAAGCGGTCAGCTTGGCGATGGCCGCCTCGTTGCTGAAGCGCTTGCCCTCACCCTTCACCCATGCCGCGCGCAGGGTCAGCAGCAGCGCTGCATCCAGCTTGCACTTCATGTCGGCGATCTTGGCCTGGGTCATCTGGAAGGTGCCGATGGCAGCCCCGAAGGCCTTGCGCTCCTTCACGTATTCGATCGTCGCTTCGTAGGCGGCACGGGCGATGCCGATGGCCTGCGAGGCAATACCGATGCGCCCGGCGTCGAGCACGCCCATGGCGATCTTGAAGCCCTCGCCTTCCTGGCCCAGCACGTCCTCGGCCTGCGCCACGTAATCGTTGAACTCGATCTCGCAGGTGGCCGACGCCCGGATGCCGAGCTTCGGCTCGGTCTTGCCGCGGCCGAAGCCAGCCTTGTCGGTGTCGATCAGGAACGCGGTGATGCCGCGCGCGCCCTTTTCCGGCTCGCTCATCGCGAACAGCACGATGTACTTGGCCACCGGGCCGGAGGTGATCCAGCTCTTCTTGCCGTTGATGACGAAGGTGCCATCGGCCTGCTTCACCGCACGGCAGCGCATGGCGGTGGCGTCCGAACCGGACTGCGGCTCGGTCAGCGCGAACGCGCCGATGGCCTCGCCTTCAGCGATGGCGCGCACGTACTTCTGCTTCTGCGCTTCCGTGCCGTGGATCAGGATGCCGTTGCAGAACAGCGAGTTGTTGACCGACATGATGGTCGAATGCGCCGCATCACCGGCGGCGACCTCCACCATCGCCAGCACGTACGCAACCGGGTCCATGCCCGCACCACCGTACTCGGTGGGCACCTCGATGCCCATCAGCCCGTTCTCGCCCAGCAGGCGGATGTTGTCCAGCGGGAACTCACCGGTGCGATCATGGTGCTCCGCGCTGGGAGCGATCTTTTCCTGCGCGATGCGCCGCGCCACGTCCTGCAGCATCAACTGCTCTTCAGTAAAGCTGAAATCCACAACACCCTCCCGGGAACATGGTGATATGGGCCGCGCAGAGCGCGCCCAGGTGCAGCGATTGTACCGGGGGCCGGGCATCGGCGGCTGACTCGACGGCAGGTGTGACTTGACCGGAACAGGCACCGTCAGCGAATATATCTCTATATCGCGATAGGTAGATGTTTATGGATCTGGAAGACTGGTCGACCCGCCTGAAGGTGTTCGCCGATGCCACCCGCGTGCGCCTGCTGGCGCTGCTGGAGCAGGAAGAGCTGACCGTGGCCGAACTGTCGGCCATCACCCGGCTGGCCCAGCCGCGGGTGTCCACCCATCTGGCGCGCCTGAAGGAAGCCGGCCTGGTCCGCGACCGCCGAGCCGGCGTGTCGGCCTATTACCGCTTCGACGACGCCCAGCTGGACCCGGCGCAGCGCGCATTGTGGCATGCCTTGAGCAACGGAAGCGATGACCCGCTGCTGCGCCAGGATGCTGAACGGGTCGCTGCCGTGCTGGCCCATCGCGCGGCTGACCAGAACTGGGCCGACAGCGTGGCCGGCGACATGGAGCGCCACTACTCCCCCGGCCGCACCTGGGAAGCCCTGGCGCGCACCGCGCTGCCGCTGCTGGAAACCGGCGACGTGCTGGATATCGCTTCCGGTGATGGCGTCCTGGCCGAACTGGTCGCACCACATGCCAAGCGCTACAT from Stenotrophomonas sp. 704A1 includes these protein-coding regions:
- a CDS encoding multidrug efflux RND transporter permease subunit, with product MPKFFIEHPVFAWVVAILISLSGVIAILNLGVESYPNIAPPQVTVSATYPGASADTTEKSVTQVIEQQLTGIDHLLYFSSSSSSNGRAQITLTFETGTDPDIAQVQVQNKVSLATPRLPSEVTQQGVVVAKANAGFLMVVALQSDTPTINRDALNDIVGSRVLDQVSRIPGVGSTQQFGSEYAMNIWLNPEKMQGYGLSASQVLAAVRAQNVQFAAGALGSDPSPEGQHFTATVSAEGRFSSPQEFENIILRANADGSRVLLKDIARVAFGANNYGFDTQYNGKPTGAFAIQLLPGANALNVADAVRGKMDELQPSFPSGVTWFSPYDSTTFVKISIQEVVKTLFEAVLLVFLVMLIFLQNFRATLIPTLVIPVALLGTFLGMWMIGFTINQLTLFAMVLAIGIVVDDAIVVIENVERIMTEEGLAPKPATQKAMTQITGAVVAITVVLAAVFIPSALQGGAAGEIYKQFALTIAISMAFSAFLALGFTPALCATFLKPTHNDNPNIVYRTFNKYYDKISHTYVGHITSAVRHAPRWMILFVVLTALCGFLFTRMPGSFLPEEDQGYALAIVQLPPGSTKGQTNEVFAQMRGILEKQDGYEGMLQVAGFSFVGSGENVGMGFIRLKPWEERKFTAPEFIQNMNGAFYGIKEAQIFVVNLPTVQGLGQFGGFDMWLQDRSGAGYEQLTQARNILLGQAAQKPDHLVGVRPNGLENAPQLQLHVDRVQAQSMGMSVSDVYSTIQLMLAPVYVNDFFYEGRIKRVTMQADGPYRTGQESLKSFYSPSSLTTNADGTNAMIPLNTVVKSEWVSAPPSLSRYNGYSAINIVGSQAPGTSSGEAMQTMESIVNDDLPAGFGYDWSGMSYQEILAGNAATLLLVLSIVVVFLCLAALYESWSIPVAVLLVVPLGVLGALGLSMLRGLPNDLFFKIGLITVIGLAAKNAILIVEFAVEQRAAGKTLRDATIEAARLRFRPILMTSFAFIMGVIPMAISTGAGANSRHAIGTGVIGGMLFATLLGLLMIPVFFVVVRRMLGDKLDEPSKEFLGRQRDAETAHRPDR
- a CDS encoding acyl-CoA dehydrogenase family protein, coding for MDFSFTEEQLMLQDVARRIAQEKIAPSAEHHDRTGEFPLDNIRLLGENGLMGIEVPTEYGGAGMDPVAYVLAMVEVAAGDAAHSTIMSVNNSLFCNGILIHGTEAQKQKYVRAIAEGEAIGAFALTEPQSGSDATAMRCRAVKQADGTFVINGKKSWITSGPVAKYIVLFAMSEPEKGARGITAFLIDTDKAGFGRGKTEPKLGIRASATCEIEFNDYVAQAEDVLGQEGEGFKIAMGVLDAGRIGIASQAIGIARAAYEATIEYVKERKAFGAAIGTFQMTQAKIADMKCKLDAALLLTLRAAWVKGEGKRFSNEAAIAKLTASEAAMWITHQAVQIHGGMGYSKEMPLERYFRDAKITEIYEGTSEIQRLVIARNETGLR
- a CDS encoding efflux RND transporter periplasmic adaptor subunit — its product is MTAPLRTLALTCAVAVAVAACKKPEQPTPPPPEVGVIDAKPQTLPLQRELVGRLSPFRSADVRARVPGVLLKRVYQEGSQVKQGQTLFLIDPAPLRASLSASEAQLASARASYANAKVAADRARSLAPQQFVSKSDLDNAESAERTALAAVKQAEAAVTSSRISLGYTEVTAPISGVANKQQVTEGALVGQGDVTLLTTVDQLDPLYVNFSLSVDELTQLRAQQAKGALALSGDGKATVAVKLADGTTYSEPGTLDFSSTTVDPATGAVSLRAVLPNPQQILLPGAFVSFQANLGERNNAYLVPQQALLRDTTGGYVMVVGADGKVVRKNVKTDGAQGGNWLVSDGLAAGDKVIVAGVQKVKEGAPATAKPWTPGQDAAAKPAAGGAAAAGAAPAEGKAPADAAKTGQADPAKPAATDSNKQ
- a CDS encoding TetR/AcrR family transcriptional regulator, which translates into the protein MNPAYLPVALDARDERVFDAVRELLARQGMQMSMDAVAQHAGCSKQTLYSRYGSKQELLRRVMQRHVGHATGAMVRALRSDDLRASLLQFATDFLEHFNQPHVGQACRLIAADASQFPDEARTLYRHGAGALTLHLAEWIETVCSRGLLRHDDPHFMAELLLSMIAGQDFDKQRFHTPHRDDAVLRRRWAEFSVDGFLRAFAPQPSAAPPTNQPRSSS
- a CDS encoding ArsR/SmtB family transcription factor, which translates into the protein MDLEDWSTRLKVFADATRVRLLALLEQEELTVAELSAITRLAQPRVSTHLARLKEAGLVRDRRAGVSAYYRFDDAQLDPAQRALWHALSNGSDDPLLRQDAERVAAVLAHRAADQNWADSVAGDMERHYSPGRTWEALARTALPLLETGDVLDIASGDGVLAELVAPHAKRYICIDTSARVVAAASERLRRLPNVEVREGDMHALPFKDRSFDLVVLMHALTYASKPAQAVTEAARVLRPGGRLLLCSLARHEHKAAVEAYGHVNLGFSDKELKKFVDKAGLQVSSLETVTREKRPPHFEVISLIANKP